A stretch of Onychomys torridus chromosome 2, mOncTor1.1, whole genome shotgun sequence DNA encodes these proteins:
- the Sdhb gene encoding succinate dehydrogenase [ubiquinone] iron-sulfur subunit, mitochondrial: protein MSGAKMAAAAVGVSLKRGFPATALVRVGLQFQACRGAQTAAAAAPRIKKFAIYRWDPDKTGDKPRMQTYEVDLNKCGPMVLDALIKIKNEIDSTLTFRRSCREGICGSCAMNINGGNTLACTRRIDTNLSKVSKIYPLPHMYVIKDLVPDLNNFYAQYKSIEPYLKKKDESQEGKQQYLQSIEDREKLDGLYECILCACCSTSCPSYWWNGDKYLGPAVLMQAYRWMIDSRDEFTEERLAKLQDPFSVYRCHTIMNCTQTCPKGLNPGKAIAEIKKMMATYKEKRALA, encoded by the exons ATgtcaggagccaagatggcggcggcggcggtcgGGGTCTCCTTGAAGCGCGGCTTCCCGGCTACCGCTCTCGTCAGAGTCGGCCTGCAG ttTCAGGCCTGCCGAGGGGCACAgacagctgctgctgcagctccCCGAATCAAAAAATTTGCCATTTACCGATGGGACCCGGACAAGACTGGAGATAAACCTCGAATGCAAACTTACGAAGTTGATCTGAATAA atgtggacCTATGGTGTTGGATGCTTTAATCAAGATTAAGAATGAAATTGACTCCACTTTGACCTTCCGAAGGTCATGCAGAGAAG GGATCTGTGGCTCTTGTGCCATGAACATCAACGGAGGCAACACTCTGGCGTGCACTCGCAGGATCGACACGAACCTCAGCAAAGTCTCAAAAATTTACCCTCTTCCACATATGTATGTGATCAAGGATCTAGTCCCT GATCTGAATAACTTCTACGCACAGTACAAATCCATTGAGCCCTATCTGAAGAAGAAGGATGAGTCCCAGGAGGGCAAGCAGCAGTACCTGCAGTCCATCGAGGACCGGGAGAAGCTG GATGGATTGTATGAATGCATCCTGTGCGCCTGCTGCAGCACCAGCTGCCCCAGCTACTGGTGGAATGGAGACAAGTACCTGGGGCCTGCAGTTCTCATGCAG GCCTACCGCTGGATGATCGACTCCAGAGATGAGTTCACAGAGGAGCGCCTGGCCAAGCTGCAGGACCCCTTCTCTGTCTACCGCTGCCACACCATCATGAACTGCACACAGACATGCCCTAAG GGTCTGAATCCAGGGAAAGCCATTGCTGAGATCAAGAAGATGATGGCCACCTACAAGGAGAAGAGGGCCCTGGCTTAA